The window GAGGATCAGATTCACGAATACCCCGGCCTGGCAGATCAGCACTGTGGGATACAGCACTTTGAAAAGCAGGCTTTCCCGGCCGGGTACGTCGATGGATGCGAAGATATGGAACAGGGCGGCAAAACCCAGGGCCAGGGCGAAGTTGGCGAGCGGTCCGGCCAGGGCCACCAGGAGCATGCCTTTGCGTGGATTTTTAAAATAGCCCGGATTCACGGGGACGGGCTTGGCCCATCCCACCCTGGCGATGAAAAAGATCAGGGTTCCGAGGGGGTCCAGATGCTTGAGCGGGTTGAGCGTCAGGCGTCCGTGCAGTTTTGCCGTGGGGTCGCCCAGGCGGTAGGCCACCATGCCGTGCGCCACTTCGTGGAACGTGAGGGCCAGCAGCAGCGGCAGGGCGATGATGACGATCTGTAGGGCGTATTGCGTCAGGGAAGAATCCATCATATGCGCTTTGGCGCTAGCATGAACCTCCCCCCGGGGCAAGGAAAAAGGAGGAGCCTGCACGGGCGGTTTTCGGAAACAGAAAAGGCGTTCATGGGCCTTAAGCCGCAGATCAGCCCGTACCGCCCGCTGTTACGTGGTTGTCAGGCGCCCGAAACATGACGCAACAGCATGACGATCACGGCTTTTGCCGTGAGCCGGCTTGCGACTCCCTCGCACATTTTTTTCGCAAGGATCCGGTCAGACCGCGTCGGCCTTTTCCAGCGCGGAACGGACCTTGTCCTTCAGCTCGGTCAGATCCACGGATTTGACTACATAATAATCCGCGGCAATGGACTTGAGGTCGTGCTGAAAGCTGTCGTACGCCGTACTGAGGATAACGGGCAGGGTTTGCTCCTTGCTTCGGATTTCCTGCAGCAGATCCAGGCCGGAACGCTGCTGACCGAGTTTGATGTCCAGGACCACGATATCCGGCGACGTGCGCCCGAGGACTTCCAAAATATCCTCGCTGCCGTCCGAAGTGGCGACCGCGTACCCCTCGGTCTCCAATTCTTCTTGGTAAAGCATGCGGATATGCGTTTCGTCGTCCACGACGAGAATTTTGGGCCTTGCCATGGGACCTCCGTGCGATTAACTCCCTACTTTGGCTACTACCGGAATACGAATGAGGGGGCAATACGGTGAGACTCGATTTCGCGTTTCGTTTCACGAAATTCTCGGCTTGACGCCGGCAGACCGCCGTGCCACATCCCCCCGTCCCACAGGGGAATTCTGTTGAGAGTTGCCCCAAACCCGGTCTGACGGCATATCAATATTATAACCCGGCACGCCGCCCACGGCTCACCGGGACGGCAAGGAGTGGACATGATCACCGTGGAAGTCCAGCCCGAAAACGAAATCCTTGAGTTCGGAAAACTCAACACCGTGTTGCAGCTGCTCAACCGCTTGCAATTGCGGTCCACCCAGGCTTTGATCATCCGCGAGGGGCAACTGCTCACTGCGGACCGCAGGCTCCATCACGGTGACCGCATCATTGTAAAAAAAGTCATTTCCGCGGGCTGAGCCACATCCCGCAAGGAGTCGTCATATGAAGTGCAAACGCTGCCGCGAACAAGCCGTGGTAGGGCTGCCCAGCCACAACGCCGCCTTCTGCGAACCCTGTTTTTTGCTTTTTTTCCGCCGACAAGTGGAAACCGCCATCCGGCGGCAAAAACTCTTTACGCGGCAGGATCGCATCCTGGTGGCCCTTTCCGGCGGAAAGGACTCCCTCGCCCTGATGCTGGAATTAGGACGTATGGAATACGACGTTACGGGGCTGCATATTGATCTGGGCATCGGGGAATC of the Paucidesulfovibrio gracilis DSM 16080 genome contains:
- a CDS encoding response regulator yields the protein MARPKILVVDDETHIRMLYQEELETEGYAVATSDGSEDILEVLGRTSPDIVVLDIKLGQQRSGLDLLQEIRSKEQTLPVILSTAYDSFQHDLKSIAADYYVVKSVDLTELKDKVRSALEKADAV
- a CDS encoding site-2 protease family protein encodes the protein MMDSSLTQYALQIVIIALPLLLALTFHEVAHGMVAYRLGDPTAKLHGRLTLNPLKHLDPLGTLIFFIARVGWAKPVPVNPGYFKNPRKGMLLVALAGPLANFALALGFAALFHIFASIDVPGRESLLFKVLYPTVLICQAGVFVNLILGIFNLLPIPPLDGSNILAGILPRAVAAKYMSLARYGVFLILGLVVLGHLFNVSILGSVLLPPVTAAGKLLGVPLY